The genomic stretch CCGCCCGTCAACACCGCCGCGCTCGTCGGACATAACGCCGTGCGCGTGGCCGCGATGGGCTTCGAGATGCGCCAGGCACGCATGGACGAATTGGAGACGATGCGCCGCTACGTGGCCGAGGCGATGGAGTCGGGCGCGGCCGGGTTGTCGACTGGCCTCGTCTATCCGCCCGGCACGTTCGCCAACACCAGCGAGGTTGTCGAGCTGGCGCGCGTGGTGAAGAAATACGGCGGCATCTATACCAGCCACATCCGCAACGAGGCTAACAAGCTGATTGACGCCGTGCAGGAAGCGATCACGATTGGCGAGGAATCGGGCGTGCCGGTGCAGATCTCGCACTGCAAGGTCTCCGGCTCAACGAACTGGGGACAGAGCGGCCGGCTGATCCAGACAATCCACGACGCTCGGGCGCGCGGCCTGGATGTGACCGGCGATCAGTACCCGTACATCGCCGGCAGCACCATGCTTTCGACGCTGCTGCCGCCATGGGCGCATGAAGGCGGTGTGCCCGAGACGATGATCCGCCTGCGCAGCGCCGAGATGCGCTCGAAGATGCGCCACGACATGCTCAACGGCGTGGGCGACTGGTGGAATCCGTCGCGCAATACGACCTGGGACAAGGTCATGATCGCCGCGTCGCCGTTCAAACCGGAGATCGAAGGCAAGACGCTCGAACGCCTGGCGCAGGAGGCGCAGACCGACCCGTTCACCGTCCTGTTCGACCTGCTGCTGGAGACCCAATCACGCATCCTGATGGTGATCTTCATGATGCACGAAGACGACGTCAAGACGATCATGCGCGACCCGCAGATCATGGTCGGCACCGACGCGCTCGGCACCGGCAGCCGGCCGCACCCGCGCGCCTACGGGACCTATCCGCGCATCCTCTCCAAGTATGTGCGCGAGGAGCACGTGATCGAACTGCCCGAGGCGATTCGCAAGATGACGTCGTTCCCGGCCCAGCGTTTTGCGATGAAGGATCGTGGTGTGCTGCGCGAGGGCGCGTACGCCGACGTGGTCGTGTTCGATCCCAAGACGGTCAAAGATGAAGCCACGTTCGAAGATCCGATCCAGCAGCCGAAGGGCATCCCGTACGTGCTGGTGAACGGCACGATGGCGATTGAGGACGGCAAGGTGACGGCGGCGCGCTCGGGCAAGGTGTTGCGGCGGGCTGGGGCGTAGCACTCCTGGCAAGGAAGCTCGATGGCGTGGTCAGTTGTCGATCGTTGGGGAAACACGATTGTCCTTACTAACGAACGGTGGGCGCACATCGCCGAAGGGCATTGGGAACTGCGCGGCTTCCGAGACGAGGTACTCATGACCGTGCGTCTCGGCAGCCGCAGCCAGGATCGGCGAGATAGCACAAAGTACCGCTATGCGCGAAGCTTCTCCAACCTGCCTGCGGGATACACCCATATCAACGTCATTGTTCGCTTGCAGCCAGCGCAGTTCATTATCACGGCGTATCCGAAACGCAATCGGTGAACCATGAAGAACCAATTGGGCATCTTATATGACAAAGAAGCGGACGTGCTATACGTATCGCTCGGTCGCCCCAAGTATACGTCGTATGTCGAGGTGGATGACGATTTCATACTTCGCCTTGACCCGACCTCGGGCGCAATCGTAGGGTTTACGATCATCGATTTTTCGGCACACTTTACGGTTGATCAACCGATCCTATCACTGCCTTTGCTTGCGGATTTTGTGCGCGTACCCGATCAGCGACGAACGAAAGCTCTGGCAGAGCGCAAGGCTTCCTATCAAACGAAAAAGAGCGGGGTGAAGACTGAGGGCGCACACAGAGGGCGTGCGAGGAAATCGGCATGAAGCTCGCGTTGTTTGTGAATGGAGTTGCCGTTGCCGCCGACGCTGTGCCCAACGAAACGCTGCTGCCGCTGTTGCGCCGCCACGGCTATTTCGGCGTCAAGCACGGCTGCGAAGACGGCGCGTGCGGGGCATGTTTGGTGCTGGTGGACGGCGTGCCGCGCAACTCATGCGTGACGCTAGCCGCGCAGGTGGCAGGTTGCGCCGTCACGACGATAGAGGGCATGGGCGGTGATCAGCAGCGCGGCTGGAAGGGCAGCGAGCCGCTGCACGTACTGCAACGAGCCTTTGCCGCGTCGGGCGCCATCCAGTGCGGCTATTGCACGCCCGGTTTGATCCTCGCCGCGAAGGCGCTGCTTGACCGCAACCCGCACCCGACCGAAGCCGAAGTGCGCGATGCGCTGTCCGGCGTGTTGTGCCGCTGCACCGGTTACCTCAAGCCGGTGCAGGCCGTGCTGGCCGCGGCGCGCGGGGAGACCGGCGTGCCAACCGGTGTGCCGTTCGACGCCGTCTTTGGCGCTCCGCTGCGCTCCACGCCGGATGCGCCGGGACTGGCGCCGGCCGGCGCCGTGACGCAGACGCTGCTGCCAACGATGGTTGTTGCGCCGGCCGGCCCCGTAACGAAGGTGGTGGGCAAGCCGGAGCAGAAGGTCGACGCGCTCAAGCTGGTGCAGGGCAAACCGGCGTTCACCGACGACATCGAACTGCGCGGCATCTTGACGGCCAGGGTGCTCTGGTCGCCGGTGGCGCATGCGCGCATCACGTGCATCGACGTATCGAAAGCGCGCGCTCTGCCGGGTGTGGCGGCGGTGCTGACCTACCAGGACATTCCGCGCGTCGTATATTCGACGGCCGGGCAATCCGACCCGATCCCCGGGCCGCTCGATTCCGTCTCGCTCGACAGCAAGGTGCGCTTCGTCGGCGATCGCGTGGCGTTTGTGGCTGCCGAGAGCGACGAGATCGCGGAGCAGGCGCTAGCGCTGATCGATGTGGACTACGAGGAACTGCCTGCCGTGCTCGATATGCGCGAGTCGCTGAAGCCGGACGCCCCCCGCATCCATGACGAGCCGGACTACGTGCGCTTTGGCGAATCCGATCCATCTCGCAACCTGGCGGCCGCGATTCGCATCAACATCGGCAACGTGGACGACGGCTTCAAGCAGGCCGAGCGCATCTTCGAGCACGAGTACGTCGTGCCGAAGGTGCAGCAGGTCAGCATCGAGCCGCATGTGGTGGTGACGTGGTGGGACGAGGACGACCGGCTGGTCATTCGCTCGTCCACTCAGGTGCCGTTCCATGCGCGGCGCATCCTGTCGCCGGTGCTGGGCCTGTCGCCCAAGCGCATCCGGGTCATCAAGCCGCGCATCGGCGGCGGCTTCGGCGGCAAGCAGGAAGTGCTGATCGAGGACGTGGCTGCGCACCTGACGATCGCCACGGGCCGACCGGTGCGCTTCGAGTACACGCGCGGCGAGGAGTTCCTGGCGGCGCGCTCGCGCCACCCGATGCGCGTGCGCATGAAGACCGGCGTCACCCGCGACGGCAAGATCGTCGCGAACGAGATGGTCGCCCTGTCGGATACCGGGGCTTACGGTTGCCACGCACTGACGGTAACCGGCAACACCGGGCACAAAGCGATGGCGCTCTACAACGCACCGAACATCCGCTTCTATGCGGACGTGGTTTACACCAATACGCCGCCGTCCGGTGCGTATCGTGGATACGGCGTCCCGCAGGGCTTCTTCCCGCTTGACGTGCACATGGAACGGATCGCCGAGGCGATGGGTTGGGATCCGCTCGAGTTCCGTCTGAAGAACACGGTCAAGGCCGGCGATGAGCACCCGTTCAGCCGCGCCTGGAGTGAGGGTCGCGAGCCGCGCCCGGAGATCATCAAGACCTGCGGCCTGCCGCAATGCGTGGAGCGCGGTGCCGCGGCAATCGACTGGCACGCCAAGCGCGCACGTGCCGACTATCACGCTGTTCCCGGCGCGCCGCATTTGCGCCGCGGTCTCGGCGTGGCGCTGGTGATGCAGGGCACCGCGATCCCGTATCTCGACATGGGCGCAGCCAGCATCAAGATTAACGACGACGGCTCGTTCAACGTGCTCGTCGGCGCGACCGACCTCGGCACCGGCTCGGATACCGTGCTGGCGCAGATGGCGGCCGAGGTGCTCGGCGTGACGCTGGACGACATCATCATCTACTCGTCCGACACCGATTTCACGCCGTTCGACAAAGGCGCGTATGCCAGCAGCACGACGTACATCAGCGGCACGGCCGTGACGCGCGCCGCGCAGCAGGTCGCCGACCAGATTCGCGAGGCGGCAGCGGGTATGTTCAGCACGTCCGGCATGGCGGTGCGCGCCGCCGATGTGGCGCTCCGCGACCGGCAGGCGTTTGCGCCCGATGGCCGCTCCGTCACACTGGCGCAAGTGGCGCTCGAATCGCTGCACCATGCGAACCAGCGCCAGATCATGGCGGTCGCCTCGTACGTGTCGCCGGAATCGCCGCCGCCGTTCGCCGCCCAGTTCGCCGAGGTGACGGTCGACATCGAGACGGGCGAGGTGCGCGTCGAGAAGCTGGTCATGGCCGTCGACTCCGGCGTGATCGTGAACCCGCTGACCGCCTCGGGGCAGATCGAAGGCGGCATGACGCAGGCGCTCGGCTACGCCGTGTGCGAGGAGATGACGTTTGACGCGCGTGGCGCGATCGAGCAGCGCAACCTTCGCGACTACAAGATCTTTGCCGCTAACGAGATGCCGGAACTGCAGACGATCTTCGTGGAGACGTACGAGCCGTCGCACCCGTTCGGTGTCAAGGCGGCCGCGGAGATCCCGATGGACGGCGTCGCGCCGGCGGTCGCCAATGCCGTGCACGACGCGGCGGGCATCTGGATGGACCAGATTCCGATGACGCCGGAACGGGTCTGGCGGGCATTGAAGGCGCAATAGGTTGGTCGTGTGGCGTGCCAGTTGGCACGCCATGCTGTTCGTGATTGACAGCACATCACGCTGAATCCACCTTGGCGAGGAGCCCATGTCCTTCACAATCTTCGTTGCACCCTTCCTGACCGAGTTCAACGTCCGCGCCATCGACTACGCGGCGCACATGCCCGGCGTGCGGCTCGGCGTGATCAGCCAGGAGGCGCAGGAAAAGCTGCCGCAGTACGTTCGCTCGCGCCTGACGGGGCACTGGCGAGTGGACGATGCGCAGAACGCCGGACAACTGGTCACGGCAGCAGAGGCGCTGGCGCGCCAGATCGGTGCGCCCATTCACCGTCTGTTTGGCGGCAACGAACAGATACAGATGCCGATGGCGGAGGCGCGCGAGAGGCTTGGTGTGGCGGGCATGTCGTCCGACACGGTCAGAAACTTTCGCGACAAGGCGCAGATGAAGGAAGTGCTGCGCAGCGTGGGATTGCCGTGCGCGCGCCACAGCCTGTTGACCAGCGAAGCCGCCGCATGGGCGTTCGCCGGCGAAACGGGTTACCCGCTGGTCGTCAAGCCGCCGGCGGGCGCCGCATCGCAGGCGACGTACAAGGTCGAGAACGCCACGCAACTGCGCGACGCGCTGGACAAGGCCGCGCCATCGCCGGCCAACGAGGTGCTGATCGAGGAGTTCATCGTCGGCGAGGAACATTCCTTCGACACTTTTTCTCTGCACGGCAAGCCGGTCTTTCATTCGCTGACACACTACCTGCCGCAGCCGCTCGATGTCATACGCAACCCGTGGATTCAGTGGTGCGTGCTGCTGCCGCACGAGATCGAATCGCCGCGCTATGACGACATTCGCGAGATCGGCTGGCGCGCGCTCGAAGCGCTCGGCATGGACACCGGGGTGAGCCACCTCGAATGGTTCCGGCGGCGCGACGGCAGCATCGCGATCTCTGAGGTCGCCGCCCGGCCGCCCGGCGCGCAGATCATGACGCTGATCTCGCGCGCCAACGAATTCGACGCGCTCGGGGCGTGGGTCAAGTTGATCGCCAAAGACACGTTCGAAGTGCCCACCCGTCGCTACGCCGTGGGCGCGGCCTATCTGCGCAGCCAGGGCGAGGGGCGGGTCAAGGCGATCCACGGCCTGGAAACGGCGATGCAAGAGGTCGGCCATCTGGTGACCGACGCGAAGCTGCCCGCGATTGGTCAGGAAAAGAGCAAGACATACGAGGGCGAGGGCTTCATCATTGTGCGGCATCCGGAGACGTTGGTCGTCCAGCAGGCGCTGACGACGCTCATCAACGCCGTGCGCATCGAGATGGGCTAATGCCCGCCTGGCTCGATAACTTGCTGCGCCCGTTGCGCGGCCCGCGACGGCTTGTCTCTGACGCGGCTGCGCTGTATAGGATACCGGTCCTGCTCGTGCACTTCTTGCCGGTATCTGACGGTGCGATCGACCTACGTATCTCCGCTGAAACGCGTGCACCGCTTGACCTGATTTGCCGAACGGGTGGCCGTTCGTTGGCGACCATGATAGGGCGATGGAAGCGGGCATCGGACTGATGGATGGCCCGCAGTAACCCGAGCTGACAACCGCATGGCAGCCGATCGACAGAGACGGCCTGGAAACGTATGGATCGCTCAACGCATGCTGGTCGCGTGGGCGGCCTTCGGGTTCCTGGCCGCCGCCGCGACGTATTTCACCAGGCAGATCGACGCGTTTCGAAGTATGGTCTTCAACGCAGACCTGCTGCTAACCGAAGATTTGTACCGGCATTTTGTTCAGGGTAACGACTTCTCGCGCTGGGCCTGGTCTGCGGCGACATACTGGTTCCCCGATAGTACGCTGTACTTTGCGCTACGCTTCCTCACCGGCAACCTGCAGGCGGCTGCCATCAGCTATGCGCTCGCGCAGGTGGTGCTCTGCGTTGTCGGAATCATGGCGCTATCGCGCCTGACATTCCGCAAATATGTGCCCGCGCACGACGCGCTAATCATTGCGTGCGGAGCGCTTTACCTGGGCGGTGCCGCACTGTGGTTGCCGGGCGCGCAGTACCTGTTGGGGCCGGTTCTGCATGGCGGCGTGGCGCTCACTTTGCTCTTCGCGCTGGCGCTCGTCATCTGGCTTTTGGTTCGCCCGGCCACAAGGCCTGGGCAGGCGCTGGCTATGGCCACGTTGGGCGCATTGGCGTTCGCGGCTACCCTGTCCGACCTGTTCTTTGTGCCGCAGGTGCTCGTACCGCTTGGCGGCGCGTTACTGGCGCTGGCCGTCCGGCTACCGGCATACCGCCGGCGCGCTGCGGCGCTGGCCGCTGTGCTTGGTGTGGCCAGCACGGCCGGTTTTGTGGCCGATCGCATGGCGCGCACGTCCGTGGATAACGTAAGCATGATGCTCGCGCCGGACCACGCCGGCCGATCGCTCGCGGCATTGGCGGGCGTTGTGCAGCAAGCCGGTTCGGCCAGCCCTTTGCACGCGGCGCTGATCGCGCTGTGGCTCGGCGGCCTGTTCGCATACACGCTGCGGCGCGTGCGGGGCGCCGGTGTCAACGCTGCGCCGTCGGATGTGGCAGCGGTGGTGCTGGGCGCCGCGCTGGCGGTGCACGCGCCCGTTGAATTGGCTTTCGTCGTGCTGGCCGGCATCTTCAGCGATATCACGAACCTGCGGTATTTCGTGCCGTTGCTAGTCCTGCCCACCGGCTGGGGCTTCGTGCTCTTGCTTTCGCCATGGAGCGATGGGACGCGCCGCGCCGTGTGGCTGTCAGCGGGCTGCGCCGTGGCGATCAGCGCCATCATGCTGGCGCAGGCGGTAGCCGATGCGCCCCGGCTCGCGAAGCTATCGCAAGTGACGACGTACTACCCTGCGGATGTCGCGTGTCTGGACGAGCAGTTGTCGCCGCTGGGTGTGACGCGGGGAGTGGCAACCTACTGGCAGGCCCGACCGACCGCGCTGCTCTCAAGAAACGGCCTGGAACTCGCGCAGGTAACGGCCGACCTCGCGCCGTTCTACTGGGAGAACGATCTAAGCGCGTATGACATTGAGCCGCAGTTCATCCTGCTTGACCGCCGCCCCGGCATGCCCGCGGAATACGTGATCGACGAGAAGCGCGTGCGTGCTCGTTTTGGCGCCCCGGCCGCAATCATCGATTGCGCGGATGCGCGCGCGCTGGTCTACAACCGGCCGTCAGATACGGCGCTGCCGGTGATGTTCAAAGGTGCGCCGGGACTGGCCAGTTTCCGCCGCGCAGGTGACAGCTACACATATCAGCCTGCAAATCTGCCGGGCGCCGTCGGCCGGGTTGATGGGCTTGGACGCACCGTGGCGGGCGGTCCACCGGGCTTCCTGACCTTTGGGCCGTATGTACCGTTGCCGCCGGGTGACTACGCCTTGGTGATCGAGTACGCCGCACAGAGTCCCAGTGATCGGATCGGCGCATGGGATGTGTCGATCGCACGTCCGGGGGGCGACGCGATTGCGGCGTCCGGGACGCTGACGACCGCCGGCGCGCAGGCGCGTGGCGCATTCAGCCTGGCCGAAACCGGCATCGTTGAGGTGCGAATCATGTACGCCGGGCCGGGCAGTCTGACGGTCAGCGCGCTGAAGCTGGCGAAGCTGAAGTGAACCGGGGTGCCACCGCTTGCGGCAGCAGTCTGGATGTTGACAATTGACCTGCAATTCCGTATAACTACCCCAAGTACGAACGCAGGCGAACAGTGCGCAGTCCACTTGCCCCACACAAGGAGCATCCGATGAAATCCGACATCCAGCGCATACGCTGGCCCCTCATCTTCCTGGCGTTCATCGGCTTCCTGCTCGTCATCAGCGGCACCCTGGCGAGCAACACCGACAGCGGCCCGGAGAAAGCGTTTGCGCGGCTCAATGAGCGTTCCGGCAACCGGCTGGACGCGCACTGGGATGCGCGCACCGGCGTACCGGATTTCCTGTCCGGCCGCGAGGCGGGCGATCGCATCCCGTACACGCCCGGTGCGATCGAGCACGGCAACCCGGCCGCGATCGCGCACGGTTTCCTGGATGAAAACCGAGCGTTGTTCAAGCTGGGCAGCGCGGCTGACGAGTTCAAGACGCTGCGCATCGAGCCCGACGCGCAGCGCGGCTGGGCCCATGTGCGCCTGGCACAGTCCTACAAGGGCATCCCCGTCTTTGGCCGTCAGTTCGTCGTGCATATCGACGAACGGGAGCGCATCGTAGCGGTCAACGGTCAATACCGTCCTGAGATCGACCTGTCGACCTCGGCGAGCATCACCGCCGCCGACGCAGAACGCGCCGCCGCGCGCGATCTGATGGACACGCAACTCGACGCAGACGAGAAGGCGACCGTGCAGGCCGAGGTACAAAAGGAACAAACGCAGTTGACCGTCTTCGTCGAGGAGAACGGCAAAGCAACGTTGACGTGGCACGTCATCATCGTGACCGACAACCCGCTCGGCGAGTTCCACACCTTTGTCAACGCCAACCGCCCGGCGATTGTCTACCGCTATGATGCGGCCAATGAGGACAAAGTCCGTCGCACGTACACGGCCGACAACAAGACGAGCATCCCAGGCCGCATACTGGCGGAAGAAGGCGAACGCACCGACGATCCGGTCGCGCAGGCGGCGCACGACGGCGCGGGCAAGGTCTACGACTACTATCTGAAGACGTTCAAGCGTGATGCGATTGACGGGCAGGGCAGCCCGATGATCTCGACCGTGCATTATGGCAGCACAACGGCCGACGCGCAGAACGCCTCATGGATCAGCCAGCGCAAGCAGATGGTCTATGGCGACGGCGGGCAGGTCTTCCAGCCGCTGGCCTACGGCCTGGATGTGGTCGGCCACGAGTTCACGCACGGCGTGACCGACGCGACAGCGCAACTGATCTACCAGGGCCAGTCGGGCGCGTTGAACGAGTCGTACTCCGACGTATTTGCCGCGATGATCGACCGCGGTAACTGGCTGATCGGCGAAACGGTCATCAAGTCGCCGCCGTATCCCGTGCCGTATCTGCGTAATATGGAAGACCCGACGGCCGGCGGACGCTATAACCCCGCCGATCCGCTCAAGTCGGCCGGGCAGCCGGCGCACATGCGCGACTTCGCGAACCTGCCGCTGGAGCGCAAGAGCGACAACGGCGGTGTGCACGTCAACAGCGGCATTCCAAACCGCGCGGCATTCCTGATCGCGCAGAAGATTGGCCGCGAGAAGACCGAGCAGATTTACTACCGCACGTTGACGCAGTACCTGACCCCGAGCTCGCAGTTTCCCGACGCGGTGCGCTTGACCATGCGCGCAGCACAGGACCTGTTCAGCGCGACCGAAGTGCAGGCGGTACGCGACGGCTTCGCGGGAGTCGGGCTGGATGCCAGCAACGCGCCGGCGCCCACGCCGACGCCGTCGGGTACGCGCCGCGCCTCAACGCCGACGCCGGCGTCCTCGCCGACGGCGCAGCCGCAGGCGGCGGGCTGCACGAATCTGGTCGTGAACGGCGGCTTCGAGGCGCAGAATCAGGGTTGGATCGAGGTGTCGTCGCAGGGTGCGATCATCGACACCGAACTGCCGCATAGCGGCGCGCGCAGCGCCTGGCTGGGCGGCATCTCGGAAGAGAACATGCAGTATGTCTACCAGGACGTGCGCATCCCGGCCAATGCGAACAAGGTGATTCTGGGGTACTGGCGCCTGGTGCACAACGAGACCGAGGATGCCGCCGCGTCGCCTGCGACGTTCTGGGCGATTATCGCGGATTCGAATGGCAACGCGCTGGGCTCGGTGGAGCAACTGCCGTCCACCGACGGCGATGACAACTGGCATCAGGCTCAGTTTGACATCACGGAGTTTGCCGGCAAGGCGATCCGCATCGCGTTTATCTCCGAGAATGCGGTCGGCAACCTGAGCAGTATGTTCGTCGACGACGTGGAGATGAACTCGTGTACGACCGGCCCGGTCTCGCAGCCGACGCCGGCGGGCAACAAGCTGCAGATCGAAGGCGCAATCAAGAACGGCGACACGGGTCGCGGCATCGAGGGCGCCAAGATCTTCTTCCTGCGCCCCGGCCTCAGCGCGACCGACGCTGCCGCGGATGACACCGTCACGGCCGACGAGGTGCTGACCTTCGGCGTGTCGGATGCGACCGGCTTCTACCGCGCCGCCGATCCGATCCCGAACGGCCAGTACAGCGTCATCGTTATTGCCGGCGGTTTCCGCCCGATCATCTCCGACGAGGGCATTACCATCCCGTCGAGCGCCAAGGGCACGTACACCGTGAACGCGACCATGCGGCCGAGCCGCTAACGTCCGGGAGACTAACATGAGCACCAACCTCAAGTGCTGCATCTGCAATGAGCCGGCGCCGGCCGGCAATATTTACGCGGGACGTGCCTACTGCGACCGGCATCTGGCCGCCGTACACCGACCCAACCCGTCGTTCTGGCGTTCGGCGTTCGTGCAGGTTATTTTGATGGGTGCGTTCGCGGCGATTGTCGCGGTGGTCACGCTGCCGCTGACCAATCTCGACCAGACCGCGCTGATTGTCATCGGTCTGTTCCTGGCGATTGTACCGACCGGTCTCTGGTTGTGGTACTTCTACCGCCAAGACCGGCTGGAGCCGGAGCCCAAAACCAAGATCGCGGGCGTCTTCCTGCTGGCGCTGCTACTGACCGATGCGGTGGGGCTGCGCATCGTCGGGCCGCTGTTCAACGTCAGCCAGTGGGCCGTCATCAATCGCACCACGTCGTTGCTGGCGAATATCCTGATCTTCGGCTTCACATTCGAGACGATCAAGTACGTCGCCATCCGCGCCATCGTTTACGCCACCGACGAGTTTGACGAGCGCATGGATGGCGTCGTCTACGGCACGACGGCCGGTCTCGGCGTGGCGACACTGCTCAACCTGCACCACATCATTGACAACCAGGGCGTGGCACTGGCGCCGGGCGTCATCAGCGTGGTCACGACCGCGCTGGCGCAGGCGTGCTTTGGCGGCCTGCTCGGATACTTCATGGCCGAGGCCAAGTTCAGCCATCGGCCAATCTGGTGGGTGCCAGGCGGGTTGGCGCTATCGTCCGTCTTGAGCGGCCTGTTCACCTGGCTGATCGATGAAGTCAGCGCGTCCGGGCTGTCGGTCAATCCGTGGAACTCGTTGCTGCTGGGCGTAGCCGTGGCGCTGGCGACGTTCCTCGTGCTGGTTTGGCTGATGCGCCGCTCAATCCGCATGCAACTGGGCGAAGCGAAGTCCTAGCCGGAGGAGGCTACCATGACCCCAAGCCTGCAAACAACTCAAACCTGGGATTTCCGGCTCGGCCGCAAGGACGTCGGCGTCGCGTTGGTGCTGCTCGCTGCACTGGCGGTTGGCTGGGTCCTGCGTATGTCGGTGGAAAACCGGACCGCCGTCTTTCAGGACCAAGCGACCGGATTCACGGTAACCTACCCGGCGACCTGGGGCAGCACGGAATCGCTGCGACAGGTCATGCTCAAGGTCGAAAACCCGGCCACCGAGTCGGCGTTCAAGGCGTCGCTGGTGGTGGACCGACGCGGGCTGGATACGCAGAACCCCCCGACCCTGCAACAGTTGGTGGATCGGCGCGTCGCACAGCAGGGCACGCTGACGGCATACCATCTGCTGTCCACCGCCGACGCAACGGTATCCGGCCTGAAGTCGATGCGGCAGGAGTACGCCTATGTGGTGCAGCCGATCGACCAGGCGCGCCGCGCGTCGGTGCCGGTAGTCGTCCACGCGATTGAATACGTGGTCATCGGCAAGGATAGCGCTTACTACATTACGCTGGCCGTGCCGGAAGACGAGGCGGCCGGCGCATCCCCGCTGATGGACAGCATCATTCGATCGGTCAAGGTAAATTGATGAGCGAGACCTCGACGCAACCACCGAGTGTGCCGGCGCCGGAAGCCGGCGCGTCCGCTCCCAAGGCGCTTGAGCTGCCGCGCGGCGCGCTGCTGGTGATGCGCGTGAGCGGCGGCCTCCGATTCACGACGCAGGAGATGGTGGTGTATCCCGATGGCCGCGTCACGCCGGGCGCCGACGACACGGTCAAGACGGTATTCAACCGCACGCAGCGCAGCATGGCCGATGCGCATATCGTGCGTCTGCGCAAGCTGCTCGATCAGTCGGGCTTCTTCAAGAGCCAGCCGCCCAAAGTCGAGCCCAGCCCGGATGGCTATGCATACGAAATCGTGTCTCGCATTGGCCCGAAGCACAATCATATAGAGGTCTTTACCGGAACGATGCCAGATGGCGTACAGACGCTGGTAGATTACCTCATGAAGTGGATGCCGCCGTCAGACGAGAGTTGACCGGTCGAACAGCATAGCTGTGGTCAGCGCACGAAGGACTTCCGAGGCCCGGTTGCTTCGGAAGTCTCTTTGTGTCGGCAGCTATTGGGGTATACCGCAAAAGTGTCGGGGCCGCACGGCTGGCCAATCCGTCATTCCGGCATGTTTCTGGCCGGAATCTACTCAAGCGGTTCGGCACAGACGCTCAGGGTTGCGGTTGGCGTGGATGCCGGCTAACACCATGCCGGCATGACGATCCGTTGTGCCTCCGACAGTTTGGCGGTATACCCCAGCTATTGCGCTGCCTTGCATTGTCATAACGCATTATGATAGAATCTGCGCATCATAAGCTATAAGCAATCATCTTTGTACTACTTACCACACGAGGAGAAAGCGTCTATGGGCAAGATTGCCGGCAGGAAGGTCGTGGGCACCGGCGGTGAGGTTTTGGTCGAGCAGGCCAAAGCCGCCGGCGTGCGCTACCTGTTTACCAACCCCGGTTCGGCAGAAGCGGCGTTCTTCGATGCGCTGGTCGAAGCGCCCGACATCCAGCTGATCATGGGCTTGCACGAGGGCATTGTCATTGCATTAGCCGACGGCTACGCCAAAGCAAAGGGCGATGTCGGATTCGTGAATGTGCACACAATTGGCGGCACCGGCCAGATGGCCGGCCAGCTATACAATGCCTTTCGCGATGGTACGCCGCTGGTGGTTACCGCCGGCATGCCGGATAATGAGTACTACACGGATCTGGTCGGCCTGGCTGCGTCGCCCGGCTTCAACCAGAAAGAGGTCAACCGCCAGTTCACCAAGATCTCGTGGGAGATTCGTAACCCGGAAGCGATAGCGCTCTCGCTGCGTCGGGCATTCAAGGTGTCGACGGCGAATCCGCCGGG from Chloroflexota bacterium encodes the following:
- a CDS encoding M4 family metallopeptidase, which codes for MKSDIQRIRWPLIFLAFIGFLLVISGTLASNTDSGPEKAFARLNERSGNRLDAHWDARTGVPDFLSGREAGDRIPYTPGAIEHGNPAAIAHGFLDENRALFKLGSAADEFKTLRIEPDAQRGWAHVRLAQSYKGIPVFGRQFVVHIDERERIVAVNGQYRPEIDLSTSASITAADAERAAARDLMDTQLDADEKATVQAEVQKEQTQLTVFVEENGKATLTWHVIIVTDNPLGEFHTFVNANRPAIVYRYDAANEDKVRRTYTADNKTSIPGRILAEEGERTDDPVAQAAHDGAGKVYDYYLKTFKRDAIDGQGSPMISTVHYGSTTADAQNASWISQRKQMVYGDGGQVFQPLAYGLDVVGHEFTHGVTDATAQLIYQGQSGALNESYSDVFAAMIDRGNWLIGETVIKSPPYPVPYLRNMEDPTAGGRYNPADPLKSAGQPAHMRDFANLPLERKSDNGGVHVNSGIPNRAAFLIAQKIGREKTEQIYYRTLTQYLTPSSQFPDAVRLTMRAAQDLFSATEVQAVRDGFAGVGLDASNAPAPTPTPSGTRRASTPTPASSPTAQPQAAGCTNLVVNGGFEAQNQGWIEVSSQGAIIDTELPHSGARSAWLGGISEENMQYVYQDVRIPANANKVILGYWRLVHNETEDAAASPATFWAIIADSNGNALGSVEQLPSTDGDDNWHQAQFDITEFAGKAIRIAFISENAVGNLSSMFVDDVEMNSCTTGPVSQPTPAGNKLQIEGAIKNGDTGRGIEGAKIFFLRPGLSATDAAADDTVTADEVLTFGVSDATGFYRAADPIPNGQYSVIVIAGGFRPIISDEGITIPSSAKGTYTVNATMRPSR
- a CDS encoding PrsW family intramembrane metalloprotease is translated as MSTNLKCCICNEPAPAGNIYAGRAYCDRHLAAVHRPNPSFWRSAFVQVILMGAFAAIVAVVTLPLTNLDQTALIVIGLFLAIVPTGLWLWYFYRQDRLEPEPKTKIAGVFLLALLLTDAVGLRIVGPLFNVSQWAVINRTTSLLANILIFGFTFETIKYVAIRAIVYATDEFDERMDGVVYGTTAGLGVATLLNLHHIIDNQGVALAPGVISVVTTALAQACFGGLLGYFMAEAKFSHRPIWWVPGGLALSSVLSGLFTWLIDEVSASGLSVNPWNSLLLGVAVALATFLVLVWLMRRSIRMQLGEAKS